A window of the Bufo gargarizans isolate SCDJY-AF-19 chromosome 1, ASM1485885v1, whole genome shotgun sequence genome harbors these coding sequences:
- the LOC122927195 gene encoding potassium voltage-gated channel subfamily V member 2-like, whose amino-acid sequence MKEVCIRGKTLSATVKLGEHTHSLTDIYKGTLYATFTDGNSEHEGRDVFLSSKRKNNPFILNLNVGGKFFYLDCFAAAKYPVTRIGKIATYTDPLKRLHLCDDYSVQKNEYFFDRDPTVFCYIFHFYRSGILWIMDELCPLNFVEEIEYWGIHINYTPNCCRTLFQEHQDELKEHIKIQKDLQAELERHDHEKHFEGKWLGDLRNKIWNLMENPYSSIPAKIIAILSSIFVLISIVTMCLSTVEELKHMNLYGVSYMEHMEMACVIFFTTEYVMRLLSTSDIKRFLKTVLNIVDLIAILPFYIQIIFERFSEEAYVHLHPDDMERMERVGQLGKVLKIIRLMRIFRILKLARHSIGLRAFGFTIRQCYQQVCCLFLFIAMGVFTFSALMHSVEHDIPGTNFPSIPDAWWWAAVSISTVGYGDTIPDTILGRIVAFLCISFGIILNGMPISILYNRFSDFYAKLKAHESTGVMKIYTEIKFKERIMEKIKTCCDTRQNAD is encoded by the exons ATGAAGGAGGTATGCATTAGAGGAAAAACCCTTTCTGCCACTGTGAAGTTAGGAGAACACACTCATAGTCTAACAGATATCTACAAAGGAACTTTGTATGCTACGTTTACTGATGGGAACTCTGAACATGAAGGCCGAGATGTGTTTCTATCATCAAAAAGAAAGAATAATCCTTTCATCCTCAACCTGAATGTTGGAGGGAAATTTTTTTATCTTGATTGCTTTGCAGCAGCAAAATATCCAGTCACTAGAATTGGAAAAATCGCAACTTATACAGATCCATTAAAAAGATTACACCTATGTGATGACTATTCAGTGCAGAAAAATGAATATTTCTTTGACCGGGATCCTACAGTTTTCTGCTACATATTCCATTTCTATCGCAGTGGAATCTTATGGATTATGGATGAACTGTGTCCTCTTAACTTTGTTGAAGAGATAGAATACTGGGGTATTCATATAAATTATACACCTAACTGTTGTCGTACTCTGTTTCAAGAGCATCAAGATGAGCTGAAAGAGCATATTAAGATACAGAAGGACCTGCAAGCTGAACTTGAACGCCATGATCATGAAAAACACTTTGAAGGCAAGTGGCTTGGAGATTTGAGAAACAAGATATGGAATTTAATGGAAAATCCATATTCTTCTATTCCAGCTAAAATTATAGCCATATTATCTAGTATTTTTGTCTTGATTTCTATTGTAACTATGTGTCTCAGTACAGTGGAGGAACTTAAACATATGAACCTCTATGGTGTATCCTATATGGAACATATGGAAATGGCTTGTGTCATTTTCTTCACCACTGAGTATGTCATGAGACTATTATCAACTTCAGATATTAAAAGATTCCTAAAAACAGTGTTAAATATTGTAGACCTTATTGCTATATTACCATTTTATATCCAGATTATATTTGAGAGGTTCTCAGAAGAAGCATATGTCCATCTACACCCTGATGATATGGAAAGAATGGAAAGAGTGGGACAACTTGGAAAAGTGCTAAAAATAATTCGTCTCATGCGGATATTTCGGATCTTGAAACTGGCCCGTCATTCAATTGGACTGAGAGCTTTTGGTTTCACTATACGTCAGTGCTACCAACAAGTTTGCTGTTTGTTTTTGTTCATTGCTATGGGCGTGTTTACATTCtctgctctaatgcattctgttGAACATGACATCCCTGGCACAAATTTTCCCAGCATTCCAGATGCTTGGTGGTGGGCTGCG gTCAGTATTTCAACTGTGGGATATGGTGATACAATTCCTGATACAATTTTGGGGCGCATTGTAGCCTTTTTGTGTATATCTTTTGGGATTATTCTCAATGGCATGCCGATATCCATACTTTACAACAGATTTTCAGACTTTTATGCAAAACTAAAAGCACATGAAAGCACCGGTGTTATGAAAATTTATACTGAAATCAAATTTAAAGAAAGAATCATGGAAAAGATCAAAACTTGTTGTGACACAAGACAGAATGCTGATTAA